A stretch of the Zeugodacus cucurbitae isolate PBARC_wt_2022May chromosome 6, idZeuCucr1.2, whole genome shotgun sequence genome encodes the following:
- the LOC105221299 gene encoding mucin-2 isoform X5: MCRKVERHSSATRPLAIASATATATATTTIMTLSKRRKSHKSTNSTLPTASMCTRKTTSWPLCAAAAMQHSFDSLRWLGVLALLLLATRNIECRQEEYARPSISQISPKSSSPMVSEAPILLHTSSKLVLESTIVETNNIAESLLTTDGGLDHDDNETRQHIRMERSAQPILNENYPKSGPNDVHFPSDTEKEVGAGHYFQYNIKPTGTLSDDTSEAPERTKSARAGKTLKPSFGGITSTSTPATTSVTESFLAKGDLRQLTSGSPINPTRSTATSTAATATALPHNPRQNSNPDIQDIITGIVKLLNGNVNVHANTQGLRRPSASRINNRGPPRISDVQTLPIDYDTQKKPLGSSIRPPPYTGPFDRPERPFITGVPIPEQIVPLRPGFISQRPPWHRQKPRPPITTAIGGRRPIPQYKPMPNSQLSPPAAEESAIPAKDTPEMTSSQHSGEISVPPDYNDANGDAPKPTDATYDSEFSNEDTNSQYIEVSDQDSNETADQDPMAAEKDELEEDEVAPMQALPPPTKKDEQNNKKKPTKHKGPDKKKHTKENYGAIIESTSVVHDEMQMSSTYAPMPMEIGGDAIIDPSTEEVIFMTPSKTPALEISSKMDDTSSPTEIATQSSIFTTALPNISQSPIMLSPSSTTELLATIPPASTNTTPKPLPTTTTTRLPPPPPLSTTTSINTITSTSVAPPATPSVNTHPTPLPQPPPDYQPRPGIVLDDPEFKPGGRPRPPRPHPPRPADVPQQPPFNIQPTRQHLPPGYGEIFDVTLSAIQGPGSVGGSQQTINIKPYGSYGNSGGQQGDIILSAAGDDGFVSIDGKRTYINLFGDPTDPPVGVPTTPATAIPQLPGSGATVGSGNGSGNGVDSSGNGGSGGGNAVTQNNIPSLGSGYGIPETEVVDLEPTKSNSVKPQSSTTNSGPTRPHYRSRPTQPPVRIDTCIVGDDSTCDQAQHERCKTENGVSSCHCRPGYSRRKHREPCRKVISFYLGMRVDRIYEHRIVWDNKLLDKHSEPYGQLSYESIRAIDSAMSMTPYSDEFMDARVNNIYRGDPNLGGSGVFVNMTIKLDESVETLRPNLRADVQKHLLGVLHRRNNNIGNSVLYVSSPEGSITALHDLDECQSRELNDCHASASCSNSWGSFRCACEAGLRDPWADQPQRAGRDCQSCPDSYCNNRGTCSYNEEGNQVCACDSSHYGGQCEIDGEVLGVAIGASLAAVIIIVLTLVCLIMWSRRWQREQKNAIGSPVFGYMNTAPMKSAGLPGQPGYQVTLEDRMRWAQIADVMAQTNHYGVSPIAEPVGPTRPSSAMFAYPNLQSMGMGTMGGMSMQGTMQMHQAGSMAPPVPLPRRLGLSSRSNGMRTLENSSSSEEEDRADLLGRNFQVPRPKSRSNGSIANQSGIYYDVDYEPSGNGIGNTSVDHLYGSQNQSSSHSHTHSHSHSGNNHIPGPQGIPMSTYTSGRAPSSYYMK; the protein is encoded by the exons ACAATATAGCTGAGAGTTTACTGACGACTGATGGCGGCCTCGATCATGACGATAATGAAACACGCCAGCACATACGCATGGAACGCTCCGCTCAGCCAATATTGAATGAAAACTATCCCAAATCTGGGCCTAATGATGTGCATTTCCCGAGTGATACGGAGAAGGAAGTAGGCGCTGGCCATTACTTCCAATACAATATTAAACCGACTGGCACACTAAGTGATGACACCTCTGAAGCGCCGGAACGTACGAAGAGCGCACGTGCGGGCAAAACATTGAAGCCCTCGTTCGGTGGCATTACGTCGACGTCTACGCCGGCCACCACTTCAGTAACGGAGTCTTTTTTAGCGAAAGGGGACCTGCGACAGCTTACGTCGGGGTCCCCGATCAATCCGACGCGCAGTACTGCTACCTCGACGGCGGCCACTGCCACGGCCTTGCCGCATAATCCGCGTCAAAACTCGAATCCGGATATACAGGACATTATAACGGGTATTGTTAAGCTCTTAAATGGCAATGTTAACGTTCATGCCAATACACAAGGACTGCGTCGTCCATCTGCCAGTCGCATTAATAATCGTGGACCACCGCGTATATCTGATGTGCAAACATTGCCGATAGATTATGATACGCAGAAGAAACCATTGGGATCATCTATTCGTCCACCGCCATATACGGGACCATTCGATCGGCCGGAACGGCCATTTATTACAGGTGTACCAATTCCTGAGCAAATTGTGCCCTTGCGACCAGGATTTATTAGTCAAAGACCGCCATGGCATCGACAGAAACCAAGACCTCCAATCACTACTGCTATTGGTGGTAGACGTCCAATACCACAATATAAACCAATGCCGAATTCACAGTTATCGCCTCCTGCCGCTGAAGAATCAGCCATCCCTGCCAAAGACACGCCGGAGATGACGTCATCTCAACATTCAGGGGAAATTTCCGTGCCTCCAGACTATAACGATGCAAATGGCGATGCGCCTAAACCGACTGACGCAACCTATGATTCAGAGTTCTCTAATGAAGACACGAATTCTCAATACATTGAGGTATCCGATCAAGACTCTAATGAAACTGCTGATCAAGATCCTATGGCGGCTGAGAAAGACGAATTAGAAGAGGATGAGGTAGCGCCAATGCAGGCGTTACCGCCACCCACAAAGAAGGATGAGCAAAATAATAAGAAGAAACCTACTAAACATAAGGGTCCTGACAAGAAGAAACACACAAAAGAAAATTATGGAGCAATAATCGAAAGCACCTCTGTTGTACACGATGAGATGCAAATGTCTTCTACATACGCACCGATGCCGATGGAGATCGGTGGAGATGCTATTATTGACCCATCGACAGAAGAGGTTATTTTCATGACACCTAGTAAGACGCCCGCCCTGGAAATCAGTTCTAAAATGGATGACACAAGTTCTCCTACTGAAATAGCAACGCAAAGCTCCATCTTTACTACAGCATTACCGAATATATCTCAGAGCCCGATTATGCTGAGCCCATCGAGCACCACTGAACTGTTGGCGACCATTCCACCTGCTTCAACTAATACCACACCCAAACCACTTCCCACAACTACTACTACTAgactaccaccaccaccaccactatcAACTACCACATCTATTAATACCATCACTTCCACCTCTGTCGCACCGCCCGCGACGCCCTCTGTTAACACCCACCCAACGCCATTGCCTCAACCTCCACCTGACTATCAACCACGACCAGGTATAGTTCTTGATGATCCCGAATTCAAACCGGGTGGACGACCACGTCCGCCACGACCACATCCACCCCGTCCAGCTGATGTCCCACAACAACCACCATTTAATATTCAACCCACACGACAGCATTTGCCTCCTGGCTATGGGGAAATATTTGATGTAACTCTATCAGCCATACAAGGTCCTGGGTCGGTAGGCGGTTCGCAACAGACGATAAATATCAAACCATATGGATCATACGGCAACAGTGGGGGTCAACAAGGCGATATAATACTATCTGCCGCAGGTGATGATGGTTTTGTTTCTATTGATGGTAAGCGCACTTACATCAATCTCTTTGGTGATCCTACAGATCCGCCCGTTGGAGTACCCACTACACCCGCGACGGCAATACCCCAACTACCTGGAAGCGGTGCCACGGTAGGCAGCGGTAATGGTAGTGGTAATGGTGTAGATAGCAGTGGAAATGGTGGATCCGGTGGCGGTAATGCAGTTACTCAGAACAACATACCCAGTCTAGGTTCAGGATATGGTATACCAGAAACTGAGGTTGTAGATTTGGAGCCGACCAAGTCCAATAGTGTAAAGCCACAATCGTCTACTACTAATTCTGGACCAACGAGACCTCATTATCGTTCCCGACCAACACAGCCGCCTGTGCGTATCGACACTTGCATTGTGGGCGACGATTCGACTTGCGATCAAGCGCAACACGAACGTTGCAAGACCGAGAACGGTGTTTCCAGCTGCCACTGTCGACCCG GTTACTCCCGACGCAAGCATCGCGAACCATGCAGGAAGGTCATATCTTTCTATCTGGGCATGCGTGTGGACCGTATTTACGAGCATCGTATTGTGTGGGACAACAAGCTTTTGGACAAACACAGCGAACCCTATGGACAACTAAGCTACGAGTCGATTAGAGCA ATTGACTCAGCCATGTCAATGACGCCCTACTCGGATGAGTTCATGGATGCACGAGTTAACAATATTTACCGTGGTGATCCGAATCTGGGTGGTAGCGGTGTGTTCGTCAACATGACCATCAAA CTTGATGAAAGTGTTGAAACTTTGCGCCCAAATCTTCGCGCTGATGTCCAAAAACATTTGTTGGGCGTACTCCACCGACGAAACAATAATATTGGTAACTCTGTACTGTACGTTTCTTCACCGGAGGGCTCTATAACGGCCTTACACGACCTGGACGAATGTCAGTCACGCGAGTTAAATGATTGCCATGCAAGTGCGTCATGTTCCAATTCGTGGGGAAGCTTCCGTTGTGCCTGTGAGGCAGGTCTCCGTGATCCATGGGCCGATCAACCACAGCGCGCTGGTCGCGACTGTCAATCTTGTCCGGACTCATACTGCAATAATCGTGGCACCTGCAGTTACAATGAGGAAGGAAATCAAGTTTGTGCTTGCGACTCCAGCCATTATGGCGGACAATGTGAGATCGACGGTGAAGTTTTGGGCGTAGCTATTGGCGCTTCCTTGGCCGCGGTAATTATTATAGTGTTGACATTGGTTTGCCTGATAATGTGGTCGCGTCGTTGGCAACGAGAGCAGAAGAACGCTATTGGTTCGCCGGTATTTGGTTATATGAATACGGCGCCAATGAAATCAGCTGGTCTGCCGGGACAACCGGGCTACCAAGTAACGTTGGAGGATCGTATGCGTTGGGCACAAATCGCTGATGTAATGGCACAGACGAACCATTACGGGGTAAGTCCGATT GCGGAACCGGTCGGACCCACACGCCCATCGTCGGCAATGTTCGCTTATCCGAATCTGCAATCTATGGGTATGGGCACCATGGGCGGCATGTCAATGCAGGGCACCATGCAGATGCACCAGGCGGGCAGCATGGCACCGCCAGTTCCACTGCCACG AAGATTGGGGTTGAGTTCCCGCTCGAATGGCATGCGCACCTTGGAGAATTCCAGCTCAAGTGAGGAAGAGGATCGTGCTGATCTGCTCGGGCGTAATTTTCAAGTACCACGACCAAAGAGTAGAAGTAATGGAAGCATAGCG AATCAGTCGGGCATCTACTACGACGTCGACTATGAGCCATCGGGCAATGGCATCGGCAATACGAGTGTGGATCATTTGTATGGTTCGCAAAATCAGTCATCCTCCCACtcacacacgcactcacactcacacagtGGCAATAATCACATACCGGGACCACAGGGCATACCAATGAGCACCTACACATCCGGACGGGCCCCGAGTAGTTACTACATGAAATAA